TCTCATGGATGGCCGCTGTCATCTCTTCGGTAGAAGCTGCCGTCTCCTCCATCCCTGCGGACAGCTCTTCTGTCGTGGCTGAATTATCATGCGCATTCTCTCTGACCTCATTCGACAGCTTCTCCAGCGTCTCGGCATTGTCCAGCACCTTGGCGGAGATCGCAATCAGACTGCCCGCCATCTCACGCAGCGCCGCGCGGGTACGGAACATAGCCTTGGCGATGGTTCCTGTCTCGTCTTTATTTTTAGTCAAATATTCATATTGATTATCATACTTGAGATCCAGCTCCGCCGTGCGGTTCACCAGCTCCGTGAGCTTGATAATCGGTGAGGAGATCCGGGTAGCCACCGTAGTCCCGATCAACAGGGTAAGCAGCAGACTTCCCAGACCAAGCAGCAGGATGAAGTTGGTCATTTCGCTCACCGGCTGCAGCACCTCGTCCACATCTCCGGTCAGCACCAGGGTCCACTTCGTCTCGGGCAGCACGGTGAAGGCCGCTTTTTTCTTGGCCTCCTTGAAGGTGTATTCCACATTGCCGTCCGCAACGGCCTCCCCCGCCTTCACCCGGTCCACAACGGCTTTGATCGATTCGTTCTCGACCGGGAAGCCAATCTTCTTATGATCAGGGTGATACAGCGTATTCCCCGTCTCATCCACCAGATAGGCATAGGACGAAGGGGCGCCCGCTACCTTGGCATCCGCCAGATACGTAATCAGGCTATCCGCATTTACGGCCGAGCCGACGAACCCGATCATCTTGCCCCCGCTCATCACCGGATGGGCAAACACCAGGATGTAAGCCCCGGTGGATTTGGATTTCAGCGTCTCACTGATGGCCGGCTGGCCGGTCTTCAAGACATTCTTCGTATAATTTCTGTCGCTGAAGTTGGCGCCGACCAGCTTAGTATCGCTGTCCGCTACCGCCGTTCCCTTCAGATCGACCACAAACATATGCTCCAGATTGCCTGCATCCTTCACCTGGCTCTGAAGCTTAACATTGATCTGGCCCCGCAGTGTTTCCTCCACTGAGCCGCCGTTAGCAGCCTGAAGCAGCAGCTCCGCGATCTCACTCTCCCCCGCTACCAGCTGGATGTTCCGCTTCTCCTTGTCGATCATTGCGCCGATGGTCTGCGCTTTGTTGGTGTTAGCCTGTTCCATGGAAGATTCGGTCAGGTTCATGATGGTGGCTGTGGATTTGGTGTACGTAAAAATCCCCATTAATGCTGTAGAAATAAGTGTAACGACAATCATCATAACCGATAGCTTCATACGAATCTTCATGATTTTCTTCTTCCTTCCGCCCTTTTCTAATCCGCTAGCTTCTAATCAGCCAAAATGCTAACTTTATTACAATAATTATCGGATTTTCCTCGAAAATAATGAATATTCCTTGTAGTATTTTCAGAAATATTATCGAATTTTGTCGAATCGTAACCTATTATATTTATCTTAGTAAAAACATATTGTATTCGTTTTTCTGTGAAAAAACGTCTGGCACAACCTGTGATAAACGCACGGCCATAGTGACACACACAGTCCAATTGTGACCGGTTTTTCGATTACATTTGGTCTATGCGCCTTCGCAGCCAACGGGTACCTGCTTATCCACGACACGCACAAATCATAATTTACCAAATAGCAAAGAACCGCCCTCCTCAACAACCGCATACAGCGGTTGAATTAGGAGAAGCGGGTTCGCATTCCATATATGAAGTTGGTCTTCTACTAAGTGCCCGGGCTGTCCGGCGAAGCTGAGGCGCCAGTCGGCACTGCTACCGGCCGGGCTTGCTGCTGCCGCCGTCTCACCCTGCTGCGGATGAACATGCCGGAGCAGGCAGCCAGAATCTGCTGGAACAGCATACCGGAGATCACGGGCAGTGCCACAGCGGGCGGGAAGTAGCGCACAGCCAGCACTGCGCCTGCACTGAGATTACGCATGCCGGAGTTGAACTGTACGGCCACGGAGCTCTCATGGTCATAATGCAGGCGGCGCGAAACGAATGCTCCAATAACGTAACCGAGCGCGACCGTAACGAAGGTAACCGCGATAATAAGGATGAGCTTGCCATCCGGATGCTTCAGATACCGGGCGATGCTGGCCCCATTGATCGAGACCACGGTGAACAAGCCCACCTTGACAAACGGGGCCAGCGGCGGACCGCATACCGTGCTGATCTTGCCTTTGCTGAATTGATTCAGCAGCATTCCTGCTACAGAAGGCAGTACCACCATCCACAGCAGGCCCCGCATCATCTCACCGGCGTCCATCTGTACGCTCGCCCCCATCAGGACATACAGCGTAGCCGGTACAATCAATGGAGATAATAGCGTATCGATCAAGATCAGCGCCAGCGTAAGCGCGATATTCCCGCCATGCATGGATACCCAGACTACACTGACCACTCCGGTCGGAATAGCGAAGAGCAGCACATACCCTGTAACGGTATAAGGATCACCCGGGAAAAACAGCATCGCAGCCACCCACCCGATCAGCGGCATCACAACGTGCAGGATAACCAGCAGAAGAATCAGCTTCTGCGGCTTGACCAGCACGGCTAGCAGATCCCGGAAATTCGATTTCAGACTGCCGATCAGTGTCATACCGGCGAAGATCCAAGGCACCAGCCACGTTAACGGAAGCAGAGACACCTCATTGAGCACGCCAACTACGATGGCTGCGGGTGTTAGCAGCGGCATAATCCGCTCCAGCACACGGTTGGATGATATTAATCCGTGTCTTACTGCACCAAGCATGGTTCTCATCCCTTCATGTAAACTTTGCCATCATACACCGCTGACTGTCTCTGCTGCCAGATCCGGTAAAGGAGCTATACTCCTTGGGGGAACAAGGCGTCCAGCGCCGGGCAAGGCCGTTTCTCCAGATAGTCTGACAGAGGTGCAGGCATATTACTGTACAAGTCCTTCAGTGACGTTCCATTATAGATATTGCCGATAATAACCGGGTGGCACAGCTCGGAGATCAGAATGTCGCCGTTACCGTGCAGATGAAGCTGCTTCATGCCTTCAATGCAATGCGGGAAATAGACGCCCGGCTGCTCCTCGAAGCCCATTGCATCCATGAACCGGTCCATACAGGTGAAGTAGAGAGTGGTGTCCTCCGGCTTCCGTGCAATCAGCTCATTGACGGCATTCTTCAGCTGCTCGCGGGCGGCAATCGCCTTCCAGCCGGTATGTCCCATGATAATACTATTCTGGATTTCATGCGTTCTTACGCCCATGGAATAGACATGCTCGCTGATTTCCTGCATATGATCCTGAGTCTCATTGAACAGCAGTGTCTCCAGCACGACATTCACGTTTGTTTTGGCGAACATAGTGATGTTCTCTCTGATTTTGTGATAGACGCTGGTGTGAATGTTGTAATACCGCGAGAAGCCCTCAGCCGTGGTGAAATTGAAAGAGATATGAATCGTCGTCAGACCTGCGTCCACCAGCTGCCCGATCCGCTGCTCATTCAGCAGACTGCCGTTCGAATTGAGCTGGGTCTGAATGCCGCGCGAAGAGCAGTAGGCCACAATCTCCACACAATCCTGGAACTTCAGCGTAACCTCTCCGCCCGACAGACGCACACGCTTCAGATTAGGCAGCTCCTCCAAAATGCGGATGACCTCCTTGCCGTCAAGAGTCTGGCCGTCATTTCTATTATAAGCGCAGCAGTAATCACAGCGGAAATTGCAGTTCGAGGTTACGCCGACTTCCAGCCCTTCCAGCTCATACGTCATCGGCTTATCCAGTTCCAGTGCTTTGTATTTCGTACTCATCTTCTATAGTCCTCCTTGGATGCTGATTGTTCCTGTTCAAAGGTCAACTATAGAATTATACAGGTTTGCCCGTGAGGTTAATGTGACATTTGATATTTGATCTTTGCAAAAAGACTGCTGCACGGTTATAGGCTCACCATACAGCAGTCTTCATTAAGATAGATGTACCTGCTACAGCTCGATAGCTTCTCCCATCCGGTTCAGCACCGGCTGGCCGATGATTCCCAGACGCCAGACCGCAATTCCCTTAAGGCCGTAACGCTTAGCCAGACCGATCTTGGCATTGACAGAGGCTTCGTTCTCACTGTAGACCGAGATCCCAAGAATCAGCTTCTCCTTGCTGACCTGATCAAGCGCCAGCCGGATGCTCTCATCGACCTTCTTCATCGGCTCCGGCCCGGTCTCTCCTTCATAGGCGTAAGCCATGATAACCAGATCGTCCGCAAGTTTCCCCAGCGTCTTGTAATCATAGCCCTTGTAGGAGCTGTTCAGCGGATGCAGAATGACAGTCAGCTTGAGGCTGGCGGCGCGGGCGGCGGTGGAGAGATTTTTGACAAAAGCGTTATATTGGCTCTGCACCAGCGCCTTATCCCCCGTCAGTCCCAAGCCTTCAAGATCGAGTCCGATGCCCTTGAAGCCCTTCTGTGAGGCCAAATCGACAATACTGGCGATCGTCTGCTGCTGTAGCTGCGCGTCCTCCAGATTCTTGCTCAGCTCCAGTGACGAGTCACTGGAATAGATCATCAGGTAGGGAGCGGTCCCTCCCGCCGCCGCATTCTGCACAATCGATTCCGGCGTAACCTCGCCAGCCGCCTCCGGCCACCAGAAATCCTTGCCCGTGGTGGTGAACTGGCCGTTCTTGTCAATCCGCGCCCAGCCAAAAGCAACCGCATCGAAGCTTGGAATCAGCGAGACCTCACTGTAAGCCTTCTGTGCGTAGAAGCCCAAGGTATACATATCCCGCTTCGGGGAAGTTATGAATACGGTCTTGGATGCCTGATTCCAGGAGGCTGCCGCCCCGAACTGCTGGCTGAAGAATTTGAGCGGAAGCATCGTCGTTCCGCGGATATCCTGCGGCGCTGCCGCAAGCTTCACTACGGTCCCGTTCACGACGGCATTTTTGCTGCCGAGGGTCAGGACGACTACAGTTGGAGCAGATCCAGCTGCGTCCTTCCGGGTGGCTGTGATCTTGCGGGCCTTCTGATTCCATTCCACCTGAATTCCCAGGGCTTCAGAGATGGCGCGGAAGGGCACCATGGTCGTTCCGTTCATCATCACCGGCTCTACCGGAAACGGCAGAGGATAGCCATCCAGCATGATGCTGACGCCCGCAGGCGCAGCATGGACCGTACTTGCCGGAAGTGCCGAGAGGCTGCCGAGTGAGATCGCTGCGCATAATACGATTTTAGCCAAATGCTTCATATCAGTAAGTTCCCCATTCTATTAGATAGATTGTGAATCTCTCAACCTTACATCCCCTACTATTCTAGCAAACTAGATAAATATAGCAAATGAAGGTATTTCGAACTTCCACACCCTTAAAAGGGTGGGATTCTTAGCTAGTTAGTGGGTGCATACGTTTCCGCTTTACCCTACTGCTAAGTTAAGGGCGAGTTCATTCACCCATCCTAGATCAGAGCGTATAGCTATCTAGGCTGGCAGACTATTACCATCTGCCACAGGTTGACGCATGATGTTGATGGCACCGACCCGATCTCGATGTGCTATATAACCGCAGTCGCACTGATACGTTCGATCCTTTGCTTTGTTCCGCTCTCCACAAGAGGGACAGGTTTGCGATGTGTAAGCCGGATTCACTTCAACCACTTGGATTCCAGCGAGTGTCGCCTTATACCCGATGAACATTTGCAACTGATAGAACGACCAATGATGCAGATTTCTAGCGTTTTTACGACTTGTTCTTGTCGTCTTACGGATATTCGTCAGTTTCTCCAGCTTGATGACAGACACCTTTTCTTGAATCGCCATATTCACGATCTGGCGGCTGATTTTGTGATTCTGATCTTTCATAAAACGACTTTCCTTGTCGTTCTGTTTACGGATCGCTGATAACTTTTTAAGCTTTCCTAATTTGCGGCGATAGGCACTGTACTTACGGCGAACAAACTTGTTTTTACGTCCATTTCCGCAAAACTTTGTCTTGCCGCTAGAGGTTACGACAACAGCAGGAACTTTCAAGCCTAAATCAATCCCCATCACTTCATGACCCTCGGCTGGCTTAGTGGGGCGTTCGATTGAAATTTGAACAAACCATTTCGCTGATTTTTGAACCACGCGCAGAAGTCCAAGCTTCCCGTTCACAAACATGCCTCGCTCCCGGTCCGAAAGAAGCGCAGGAACCACAAGACGTTGTGCTTTTCCTTCCAGGATCACCGGAAAAGAAATGTGGTTGCCCCAGATCGTATAATTTTGATTGTTCACGTAGTACACCCTCTTTTGGAGAAGAGGTCGCTTCTTCGTTTTCTTGAACCGCTGAAATAGGCTTTTGGCGTCTCGAATCACTTGATTCTTTACGGCAGAGGGTAGATTGGCATGGACGGTTTTTGAAGTTAGCTTCGGGAACGTTCCAGACCTTTCGGCTTGCTCCGTTAGTTGGTTGACGGTACAAATGTATTCGTTGCCCATATCCACCAATACAGACGGATGGGTTGGGAAAATGCGGATTTGAATCGTTACGGTTTGCAGGGTCTCACCCCCTTGTTTTTTGTTCTTCAACATATCGTTTGAACGTTTCGCTTGAAACGTTCCCTGCCGTACTGACAAAGTAGGCACGCGTCCAGGCTCCATAACGATTTGCTTAAACTGAATCTCCACTTGATGGACTAGCACTTTACGTCTGTACCTCTATAGGATTGTCCCTTACCTAGATTGTAGCAGTTAAATGATTAACTGCTACAAAAAGATGCGATCATTTTTTTCAACATAAGGATGTCCCTTAAACAAAGACGATTCATCCCCCCCCTAAAGGAGTGGGCTTTCTCGACCAATTTGTATAACCATTGCAGATTCACCCGTCCGGGGTTCCCCTTACACCTACATAAATACGCTCAAAAAGACACCAACCGCCCGTTCAGCGTCCACCTCTAC
The window above is part of the Paenibacillus sp. FSL H8-0048 genome. Proteins encoded here:
- a CDS encoding radical SAM protein, producing MSTKYKALELDKPMTYELEGLEVGVTSNCNFRCDYCCAYNRNDGQTLDGKEVIRILEELPNLKRVRLSGGEVTLKFQDCVEIVAYCSSRGIQTQLNSNGSLLNEQRIGQLVDAGLTTIHISFNFTTAEGFSRYYNIHTSVYHKIRENITMFAKTNVNVVLETLLFNETQDHMQEISEHVYSMGVRTHEIQNSIIMGHTGWKAIAAREQLKNAVNELIARKPEDTTLYFTCMDRFMDAMGFEEQPGVYFPHCIEGMKQLHLHGNGDILISELCHPVIIGNIYNGTSLKDLYSNMPAPLSDYLEKRPCPALDALFPQGV
- a CDS encoding RNA-guided endonuclease InsQ/TnpB family protein → MLKNKKQGGETLQTVTIQIRIFPTHPSVLVDMGNEYICTVNQLTEQAERSGTFPKLTSKTVHANLPSAVKNQVIRDAKSLFQRFKKTKKRPLLQKRVYYVNNQNYTIWGNHISFPVILEGKAQRLVVPALLSDRERGMFVNGKLGLLRVVQKSAKWFVQISIERPTKPAEGHEVMGIDLGLKVPAVVVTSSGKTKFCGNGRKNKFVRRKYSAYRRKLGKLKKLSAIRKQNDKESRFMKDQNHKISRQIVNMAIQEKVSVIKLEKLTNIRKTTRTSRKNARNLHHWSFYQLQMFIGYKATLAGIQVVEVNPAYTSQTCPSCGERNKAKDRTYQCDCGYIAHRDRVGAINIMRQPVADGNSLPA
- a CDS encoding methyl-accepting chemotaxis protein gives rise to the protein MKIRMKLSVMMIVVTLISTALMGIFTYTKSTATIMNLTESSMEQANTNKAQTIGAMIDKEKRNIQLVAGESEIAELLLQAANGGSVEETLRGQINVKLQSQVKDAGNLEHMFVVDLKGTAVADSDTKLVGANFSDRNYTKNVLKTGQPAISETLKSKSTGAYILVFAHPVMSGGKMIGFVGSAVNADSLITYLADAKVAGAPSSYAYLVDETGNTLYHPDHKKIGFPVENESIKAVVDRVKAGEAVADGNVEYTFKEAKKKAAFTVLPETKWTLVLTGDVDEVLQPVSEMTNFILLLGLGSLLLTLLIGTTVATRISSPIIKLTELVNRTAELDLKYDNQYEYLTKNKDETGTIAKAMFRTRAALREMAGSLIAISAKVLDNAETLEKLSNEVRENAHDNSATTEELSAGMEETAASTEEMTAAIHETLNNVRMISAKVKEGSGVSGQITQRALELQHDAVTSTENAKQIYSSVRSEMQQAIEQSGAIHEINVLADTILSITSQTNLLALNAAIEAARAGEAGRGFAVVAGEIRKLAEKSSETASGIQEVVRNVYASVEQMTRHSEAVLSFIDRNVLGDYERLTEVSQQYNDDASTINGLMNQFEAAAEHLNETVSSIAIAVNEVAATVNEGAIGVQDIAEKTADIVEKTFHEATMADENTQSAKEMQQLVEKFKI
- a CDS encoding bile acid:sodium symporter family protein is translated as MRTMLGAVRHGLISSNRVLERIMPLLTPAAIVVGVLNEVSLLPLTWLVPWIFAGMTLIGSLKSNFRDLLAVLVKPQKLILLLVILHVVMPLIGWVAAMLFFPGDPYTVTGYVLLFAIPTGVVSVVWVSMHGGNIALTLALILIDTLLSPLIVPATLYVLMGASVQMDAGEMMRGLLWMVVLPSVAGMLLNQFSKGKISTVCGPPLAPFVKVGLFTVVSINGASIARYLKHPDGKLILIIAVTFVTVALGYVIGAFVSRRLHYDHESSVAVQFNSGMRNLSAGAVLAVRYFPPAVALPVISGMLFQQILAACSGMFIRSRVRRRQQQARPVAVPTGASASPDSPGT
- a CDS encoding stalk domain-containing protein; amino-acid sequence: MKHLAKIVLCAAISLGSLSALPASTVHAAPAGVSIMLDGYPLPFPVEPVMMNGTTMVPFRAISEALGIQVEWNQKARKITATRKDAAGSAPTVVVLTLGSKNAVVNGTVVKLAAAPQDIRGTTMLPLKFFSQQFGAAASWNQASKTVFITSPKRDMYTLGFYAQKAYSEVSLIPSFDAVAFGWARIDKNGQFTTTGKDFWWPEAAGEVTPESIVQNAAAGGTAPYLMIYSSDSSLELSKNLEDAQLQQQTIASIVDLASQKGFKGIGLDLEGLGLTGDKALVQSQYNAFVKNLSTAARAASLKLTVILHPLNSSYKGYDYKTLGKLADDLVIMAYAYEGETGPEPMKKVDESIRLALDQVSKEKLILGISVYSENEASVNAKIGLAKRYGLKGIAVWRLGIIGQPVLNRMGEAIEL